The following proteins come from a genomic window of Halomarina ordinaria:
- a CDS encoding helix-turn-helix domain-containing protein — protein MATIAGVRLPADEVALWETMELLPEAVFEYEPLVASGETHDATFLRVLTVDGSRLDAALEADPSVADRTRLATTDGGWLYHVEWAETVTETFRTLTDCGGSITNMVGREGEWDLRVVFLDRAAFSDAYDCCVEGGLTPAIGSVQDLDVDEGFEPLQTRQSHCTLTPHQREALIAALEHGYFEIPRRTSLDDIAADLGISHQALSERLRRGYDVVVREFCAQAQVDAA, from the coding sequence ATGGCGACGATCGCTGGCGTCAGACTGCCCGCCGACGAGGTGGCGCTGTGGGAGACGATGGAACTCCTCCCCGAGGCGGTGTTCGAGTACGAACCGCTGGTCGCGAGCGGGGAGACGCACGACGCGACGTTCCTCCGCGTGCTGACGGTCGACGGGTCGCGACTCGACGCCGCGCTCGAAGCCGACCCCTCGGTCGCGGACCGGACTCGCCTCGCGACCACCGATGGGGGCTGGCTCTACCACGTCGAGTGGGCCGAGACGGTCACCGAGACGTTCCGGACGCTCACCGACTGCGGCGGGAGCATCACGAACATGGTCGGGCGCGAGGGCGAGTGGGACCTTCGCGTGGTGTTCCTCGACCGCGCGGCGTTCAGCGACGCCTACGACTGCTGCGTCGAGGGCGGGCTGACGCCCGCTATCGGGTCCGTCCAGGACCTCGACGTCGACGAGGGGTTCGAACCGCTCCAGACGCGCCAGTCCCACTGCACACTCACCCCCCACCAGCGAGAGGCGCTCATCGCCGCCCTCGAACACGGCTACTTCGAGATTCCCCGGCGGACGAGCCTCGACGACATCGCCGCCGACCTCGGCATCTCCCACCAGGCGCTCTCCGAACGCCTGCGCCGGGGCTACGACGTCGTCGTTCGCGAGTTCTGCGCACAGGCGCAGGTCGACGCCGCCTGA
- a CDS encoding metallophosphoesterase family protein codes for MTPDTTFTHDRDRLLARFGAPATEEDVTLAVVSDVHVSPSETGTWKLFHRTESRLATAVADANRLGVDGVVLSGDLTKDGAPEEFEAVDALLSDLSAPAVAVPGNHDVPKSFDPHDTPALADFVDSYTPGSLPFRADLGGVDVVGLNSAAAPDGSLADGHAGHVSEDQLAWLAESVDPDRPTVAVFHHPAFAVHERVPSFSTADHLRVGNADAVAGALADAGVDLAVSGHVHWPAVARRAGVPHLTAPAACSFPQSYLLVRLTPEGATVTMVPLTDPEGADEALAHAERDGARDGTLAANLDHGYFESFPLADVASPSASPSAVADD; via the coding sequence GTGACTCCCGACACGACGTTCACACACGACCGCGACCGGTTGCTCGCCCGGTTCGGGGCCCCCGCGACGGAGGAGGACGTGACGCTCGCCGTCGTCTCCGACGTCCACGTCTCGCCGTCGGAGACGGGCACGTGGAAGCTCTTTCACCGCACGGAGTCCCGGCTGGCGACGGCCGTCGCCGACGCCAACCGCCTCGGCGTCGACGGCGTCGTCCTCTCCGGCGACCTGACGAAGGACGGCGCTCCCGAGGAGTTCGAGGCCGTCGACGCCCTGCTCTCGGACCTCTCGGCCCCCGCGGTGGCCGTCCCCGGCAACCACGACGTCCCGAAGTCGTTCGACCCCCACGACACCCCGGCGCTCGCCGACTTCGTCGACTCGTACACCCCCGGGTCGCTCCCCTTCCGGGCCGACCTGGGGGGCGTCGACGTCGTCGGTCTCAACAGCGCCGCCGCGCCCGACGGCTCGCTCGCCGACGGCCACGCGGGGCACGTGAGCGAGGACCAACTCGCGTGGCTGGCCGAGTCGGTCGACCCCGACCGCCCCACGGTCGCCGTCTTCCACCACCCGGCGTTCGCCGTCCACGAGCGGGTCCCGTCGTTCTCGACGGCCGACCACCTGCGCGTGGGGAACGCCGACGCCGTCGCCGGGGCACTCGCCGACGCCGGCGTGGACCTCGCCGTCTCCGGCCACGTCCACTGGCCCGCCGTCGCGCGCCGTGCGGGCGTCCCGCACCTGACCGCTCCCGCCGCCTGCTCGTTCCCCCAGTCGTACCTCCTGGTGCGACTCACCCCCGAAGGAGCGACCGTGACGATGGTCCCGTTGACCGACCCCGAGGGGGCCGACGAGGCGCTGGCACACGCCGAGCGCGACGGCGCTCGCGATGGGACGCTCGCGGCGAACCTCGACCACGGGTACTTCGAGTCGTTCCCCCTCGCGGACGTCGCGTCCCCGTCCGCCTCGCCGTCGGCCGTCGCCGACGACTGA
- a CDS encoding helix-turn-helix domain-containing protein, with translation MIDITIDMEQYDCPYIDISDGCDVSFSAAQWEFDRRTDTLETRMITEGADRDALDNGLGALREHPNLTDYDLLSRQDRVAHVRTTIEETAAMHTIRESGGYITGPFHIEEGSELWHVGFDREDGANGTLAELERQNEFDVVARRSVELADLQGFVQNVSAAMTLIEACRDLSETERRTLEAAVDEGYFECPRGATLGTLAERFDVSKSAVSKTLRRGQSKTISRVAEALRALD, from the coding sequence ATGATCGACATCACCATCGATATGGAGCAGTACGACTGCCCGTACATCGATATCAGCGACGGTTGTGACGTATCGTTCTCGGCGGCGCAGTGGGAGTTCGACCGGCGGACGGACACCCTCGAGACCCGGATGATAACCGAGGGGGCGGACCGCGACGCCCTCGACAACGGCCTCGGCGCGCTCCGCGAGCACCCGAACCTCACCGACTACGACCTGCTCTCGCGACAGGACCGGGTGGCACACGTCCGGACCACCATCGAGGAGACGGCCGCGATGCACACCATCCGGGAGTCGGGCGGCTACATCACCGGCCCGTTCCACATCGAGGAGGGGAGCGAACTCTGGCACGTCGGGTTCGACCGCGAGGACGGCGCCAACGGGACGCTCGCCGAGTTGGAGCGACAGAACGAGTTCGACGTCGTCGCGCGCCGGAGCGTCGAACTCGCCGACCTCCAGGGCTTCGTCCAGAACGTCTCGGCGGCGATGACGCTCATCGAGGCCTGTCGGGACCTCTCGGAGACCGAACGACGGACGCTGGAGGCGGCCGTCGACGAGGGCTACTTCGAGTGCCCGCGCGGCGCGACGCTCGGCACCCTCGCGGAGCGCTTCGACGTCTCGAAGAGCGCCGTCTCGAAGACGCTCCGCCGCGGCCAGTCGAAGACCATCTCCCGGGTCGCCGAGGCGCTCCGGGCGCTGGACTGA
- a CDS encoding P-loop NTPase: protein MVEAFAVASGKGGTGKTTSTLALGMALAEEYDVTVVDADTGMANLLFHAGLDDADTTLHDVLLGTAPVAEATYERFGMRVVPCGTSLAAFREADPTRLREAVADLAADADVLLLDSPAALGSKSAVLPVVLADRVVVVLQPTIPSLSDALKVQEYARSYGTGTAGVLFNRVREGDEEAVSRIEGNVERYFDGPTLGSVPESEAAGAARRAGEPLLAHAPDAPAARAFREAARALSVRAGDADDVAARFRSAVIPDPP, encoded by the coding sequence ATGGTAGAGGCCTTCGCGGTCGCCAGCGGGAAGGGCGGCACGGGAAAGACGACGAGCACGCTCGCGCTCGGCATGGCGCTGGCCGAGGAGTACGACGTGACGGTGGTCGACGCCGACACGGGGATGGCGAACCTGCTCTTCCACGCCGGCCTCGACGACGCCGACACGACCCTGCACGACGTCCTCCTCGGCACCGCGCCGGTCGCCGAGGCGACCTACGAGCGCTTCGGGATGCGGGTCGTCCCCTGCGGGACGAGCCTCGCCGCCTTCCGCGAGGCCGACCCCACCCGCCTGCGCGAGGCGGTCGCGGACCTCGCGGCCGACGCCGACGTCCTCCTGCTCGACTCGCCGGCCGCCCTCGGGAGCAAGAGCGCCGTCCTCCCCGTCGTGCTCGCCGACCGCGTCGTCGTCGTCCTCCAGCCGACCATCCCCTCGCTCTCGGACGCGCTGAAGGTCCAGGAGTACGCCCGCTCGTACGGCACGGGCACCGCGGGCGTGCTGTTCAACCGCGTCCGCGAGGGCGACGAGGAGGCGGTCTCGCGTATCGAGGGGAACGTCGAGCGCTACTTCGACGGGCCGACGCTCGGGTCGGTACCGGAGAGCGAGGCGGCGGGGGCGGCCCGCCGGGCGGGCGAACCGCTGCTGGCGCACGCTCCCGACGCCCCGGCCGCACGCGCCTTCCGCGAGGCGGCCCGCGCGCTCTCCGTGCGCGCGGGCGACGCCGACGACGTGGCCGCTCGCTTCCGGAGCGCGGTCATCCCCGACCCGCCATGA
- a CDS encoding cobyric acid synthase, protein MPRARTVLVAGTASHVGKSTVAAGLCRRLADAGVDVAPYKAQNMSNNARAVATPDGGFGEVGVSQYVQARAARVPATTDHNPVLLKPRGGGESQLVIHGRAVGHVAAGDYYETHWERARAAAEASWERLAAAHDVVVAEGAGSIAEINLHHRDLANVETARFGDDIAVLLVADIERGGVFASLAGTLELMPADVRERVVGCVVTKFRGDRSLLAPGVEAFEERFGVPILGVLPYDDPGLPEEDSVSLPPVGERAVRGGGDGIPDAESVTVAVPRLPRISNFTDLDPLAREPGVRVAYLPLDASLDGADALVLPGTKNTVDDLLALREAGFDDRLAAFSGPVVGLCGGYQLLGERLTNAAVEGTGGDSDLPGFGLLPVETRFEERKRVEPVTRRLVGCGPLSGAEGPVTGYEIHMGRTRALGPVDHPFPEESAGAATDRVLGTYLHGLFDNRTARDAFLDAVFAAAGLSRPDGEAGPSPYDRAASLVGEIDLAPLSLP, encoded by the coding sequence ATGCCTCGCGCGCGGACCGTCCTCGTCGCCGGGACGGCCAGCCACGTCGGGAAGTCGACGGTCGCCGCCGGCCTCTGTCGGCGCCTCGCCGACGCCGGCGTCGACGTCGCCCCCTACAAGGCACAGAACATGTCGAACAACGCCCGGGCGGTCGCCACGCCCGACGGCGGCTTCGGGGAGGTCGGCGTCTCGCAGTACGTCCAGGCGCGTGCGGCGCGCGTGCCGGCCACCACCGACCACAACCCCGTCCTGTTGAAACCCCGCGGCGGCGGCGAGTCGCAACTGGTGATACACGGACGGGCGGTCGGGCACGTCGCCGCCGGCGACTACTACGAGACCCACTGGGAGCGCGCCCGCGCCGCCGCCGAGGCGTCGTGGGAGCGGCTCGCCGCGGCACACGACGTCGTCGTCGCCGAGGGGGCGGGCAGCATCGCGGAGATAAACCTCCACCACCGCGACCTGGCGAACGTCGAGACGGCCCGCTTCGGGGACGATATCGCGGTCCTCCTCGTCGCGGACATCGAGCGCGGCGGGGTCTTCGCCAGCCTCGCGGGCACCCTCGAACTGATGCCCGCCGACGTCCGCGAGCGGGTGGTCGGCTGCGTCGTCACGAAGTTCCGCGGCGACCGCTCGCTGCTCGCCCCCGGCGTCGAGGCGTTCGAGGAGCGCTTCGGCGTCCCGATACTCGGCGTCCTCCCCTACGACGACCCGGGGCTCCCCGAGGAGGACAGCGTCTCGCTCCCCCCCGTTGGCGAGCGCGCCGTTCGAGGAGGGGGGGATGGGATTCCCGACGCCGAGTCGGTCACCGTCGCCGTCCCGCGCCTCCCGCGCATCTCGAACTTCACCGACCTCGACCCCCTCGCGCGCGAACCGGGCGTCCGGGTCGCCTACCTGCCGCTCGACGCGTCGCTCGACGGCGCGGACGCGCTCGTCCTCCCGGGGACGAAGAACACCGTCGACGACCTGCTCGCGCTCCGCGAGGCCGGCTTCGACGACCGCCTCGCGGCGTTCTCGGGCCCGGTCGTCGGCCTCTGCGGCGGCTACCAGCTCCTCGGCGAGCGACTCACGAACGCGGCCGTCGAGGGGACCGGCGGGGACTCGGACCTCCCCGGGTTCGGCCTCCTCCCCGTCGAGACGCGCTTCGAGGAGCGAAAACGGGTCGAACCGGTCACCCGACGGCTGGTCGGCTGCGGTCCCCTCTCCGGGGCCGAGGGTCCCGTGACCGGCTACGAGATACACATGGGCCGCACCCGGGCGCTCGGACCGGTGGACCACCCGTTCCCCGAGGAGTCGGCGGGGGCGGCGACCGACCGCGTCCTCGGGACCTACCTCCACGGCCTGTTCGACAACCGGACTGCCCGCGACGCCTTCCTCGACGCCGTCTTCGCGGCCGCCGGCCTGTCCAGACCCGATGGCGAGGCGGGGCCGTCGCCGTACGACCGGGCGGCGTCGCTCGTCGGCGAGATAGACCTCGCCCCCCTCTCGCTCCCCTAG
- a CDS encoding DoxX family protein — MTNQTANRFETRLGDLTVTGRAHDLAAWFVLALRLMIGYAFLYAGWTKVVAAEPFDARGYLVGVAATNGNPLEGVFYWMGTTDWLVALANVAVPWGELLIGLGLVVGALTRLAAFFGALLMVLFYFGNWDVAHGVVNGDLAYALVFLTVAALGAGRILGLDAYLERYEVDGEPLVERYPVLDYVLG; from the coding sequence ATGACCAACCAAACCGCAAACCGGTTCGAGACCCGCCTCGGCGACCTGACCGTCACGGGGCGCGCCCACGACCTCGCCGCGTGGTTCGTGCTCGCGCTCCGGCTGATGATCGGCTACGCGTTCCTCTACGCCGGGTGGACGAAGGTAGTGGCCGCGGAGCCGTTCGACGCACGGGGCTACCTCGTGGGGGTCGCTGCCACGAACGGCAACCCCCTCGAAGGGGTGTTCTACTGGATGGGCACCACCGACTGGTTGGTCGCGCTCGCGAACGTGGCCGTCCCGTGGGGTGAACTGCTCATCGGCCTGGGCCTCGTCGTCGGCGCGCTGACCCGTCTCGCGGCGTTCTTCGGCGCGCTGTTGATGGTCCTGTTCTACTTCGGGAACTGGGACGTCGCCCACGGCGTGGTCAACGGCGACCTCGCCTACGCGCTGGTGTTCCTCACCGTCGCGGCCCTCGGCGCGGGGCGCATCCTCGGCCTCGACGCCTACCTCGAACGCTACGAGGTGGACGGCGAACCGCTCGTCGAGCGCTACCCCGTCCTCGACTACGTCCTCGGGTGA
- a CDS encoding cob(I)yrinic acid a,c-diamide adenosyltransferase — MARDIEPAAPEEFGLVQVWWGDGKGKTTAALGMAMRAVGHGYRVHLLQLMKGGAASVESVRGEYNAIAALPGFSYENAGHYGWHAMNDGSADADHEREARAGLDRARDLVAAAGEADLDAPLDPEGSPEDGVNMLVVDELLYAADRGLVSPGEVVELVESKPESLELVLTGSHTRPEYLLDHADLVTRVAKEKHPIDAGQRARKGTEF, encoded by the coding sequence ATGGCGCGCGACATCGAACCCGCAGCGCCCGAGGAGTTCGGCCTCGTGCAGGTGTGGTGGGGCGACGGGAAGGGCAAGACCACCGCCGCCCTCGGGATGGCCATGCGTGCGGTCGGCCACGGCTACCGCGTCCACCTCCTCCAGTTGATGAAGGGGGGCGCGGCGAGCGTCGAGTCCGTCCGCGGCGAGTACAACGCCATCGCCGCCCTCCCCGGTTTCTCCTACGAGAACGCGGGCCACTACGGCTGGCACGCCATGAACGACGGCTCCGCGGACGCCGACCACGAGCGCGAGGCGCGAGCGGGCCTCGACCGCGCGCGCGACCTCGTCGCGGCCGCCGGCGAGGCCGACCTCGACGCCCCGCTCGACCCCGAGGGGTCGCCCGAGGACGGCGTCAACATGCTCGTCGTCGACGAACTGCTCTACGCCGCCGACCGCGGTCTCGTCTCGCCGGGGGAGGTCGTCGAACTGGTCGAGTCGAAACCCGAGTCGCTCGAACTCGTCCTCACGGGGAGCCACACGCGCCCGGAGTACCTGCTGGACCACGCCGACCTCGTGACGCGGGTCGCGAAGGAGAAACACCCCATCGACGCGGGCCAGCGCGCGCGCAAGGGGACCGAGTTCTGA
- a CDS encoding DUF7512 family protein: MFGIETLSGSSQAVVLVGLVLAESLVLYAGYGGVTRVAAPHLERALGGE; the protein is encoded by the coding sequence ATGTTCGGAATCGAGACGCTGTCGGGGTCGTCGCAGGCCGTCGTGCTGGTCGGCCTCGTCCTCGCGGAGTCGCTGGTCCTCTACGCCGGTTACGGGGGCGTGACCCGCGTCGCGGCGCCGCACCTCGAACGGGCGCTGGGCGGCGAGTGA
- a CDS encoding sulfite exporter TauE/SafE family protein: MAVELLGVGAATLALFVGFGVLVGVLFGFFGMGGSFLVTPALLVMGYPSRVAVGSGLAFVFGTSVIGALRHRDLGQVDYRLAALLTVSVSVGIEFGKRAVLSLEALGAADLVVSVAYVVLLGAVGAFVVVDARREGDPTGSGAVLARVRLPPTVSILDGPTVSVWVVFAIGLVVGVLAGFLGVGGGFLLMPAMLYGLGVPAAVAVGTDILQITISGAVGSFLYAQSGGVDLSIVAPLLAGSALGARVGSAATGVVSEDDIKGYFGAMLLLGAVAVAIRQVGLALGTPALSHLSLAIIVGSALLVSGAVCYSSLLALRRREEPRPASTD, translated from the coding sequence ATGGCGGTCGAACTCCTCGGCGTCGGCGCCGCCACGCTGGCGCTGTTCGTCGGCTTCGGCGTGCTCGTCGGCGTCCTGTTCGGCTTCTTCGGGATGGGCGGGTCGTTCCTCGTCACGCCGGCGCTGCTCGTGATGGGGTACCCCTCGCGCGTCGCCGTCGGGAGCGGCCTCGCGTTCGTCTTCGGGACGTCGGTCATCGGCGCGCTGCGTCACCGCGACCTCGGACAGGTCGACTACCGCCTCGCGGCCCTGCTGACGGTCAGCGTCAGCGTCGGCATCGAGTTCGGCAAGCGCGCCGTCCTCTCGCTGGAGGCGCTCGGGGCGGCCGACCTCGTCGTCTCCGTCGCGTACGTCGTCCTGCTGGGTGCCGTCGGCGCGTTCGTCGTCGTCGACGCCCGCCGCGAGGGCGACCCGACCGGGAGCGGGGCGGTCCTCGCTCGCGTCCGCCTCCCGCCGACCGTGTCGATACTCGACGGCCCGACCGTCTCCGTCTGGGTCGTCTTCGCCATCGGCCTCGTGGTGGGGGTCCTCGCGGGCTTCCTCGGCGTCGGCGGCGGGTTCCTCCTCATGCCGGCCATGCTGTACGGCCTCGGCGTCCCCGCGGCGGTCGCGGTCGGGACGGACATCCTCCAGATAACCATCTCCGGGGCGGTCGGGAGCTTCCTCTACGCGCAGTCGGGCGGCGTCGACCTCAGCATCGTCGCCCCGCTGCTCGCCGGCAGCGCCCTCGGCGCGCGCGTCGGGTCGGCGGCGACGGGCGTCGTCAGCGAGGACGACATCAAGGGGTACTTCGGGGCGATGCTGCTGCTCGGCGCCGTCGCCGTCGCCATCCGGCAGGTCGGTCTCGCCCTCGGGACGCCCGCCCTGAGCCACCTCAGCCTCGCCATCATCGTCGGGAGCGCGCTGCTCGTCAGCGGTGCCGTCTGCTACAGCAGTCTCCTCGCGCTCCGTCGGAGGGAGGAACCGCGGCCCGCCTCCACCGACTGA
- a CDS encoding helix-turn-helix domain-containing protein, whose protein sequence is MADSMSEYLKQDMECEGLLECIHGLKELDKEVFRVLVEHDDPLTVDEVATAVDRERSTAYRAVQRLLQTGFVQKEQVNYEQGGYYHVYRPTDPDVVADEMQRMLNDWYAKMGQLIAEFRDKYEETPRAQPAEP, encoded by the coding sequence ATGGCAGACTCGATGAGCGAGTACCTCAAGCAGGACATGGAGTGCGAGGGGTTGCTCGAGTGTATCCACGGGCTCAAGGAACTCGACAAGGAGGTCTTCCGCGTCCTCGTCGAGCACGACGACCCCCTGACGGTCGACGAGGTGGCGACCGCGGTCGACCGGGAGCGCTCGACCGCCTACCGCGCCGTCCAGCGCCTCCTCCAGACCGGCTTCGTCCAGAAGGAACAGGTGAACTACGAACAGGGCGGCTACTACCACGTCTACCGCCCGACCGACCCCGACGTGGTCGCCGACGAGATGCAGCGCATGCTCAACGACTGGTACGCGAAGATGGGGCAACTCATCGCCGAGTTCCGCGACAAGTACGAGGAGACGCCCCGCGCCCAGCCCGCGGAACCGTAG
- a CDS encoding DUF7839 domain-containing protein: MTDGVDERDVAVLRNKRDASRYQILVAIAARQPAVSQQEIADSVGVTAQAVSEYIRALVDAGHVEKHGRGRYEVTKEGVDWLISRTEDLREYTEFVSEDVIGQVESETAIAAAAVTAGDRVALSMRDGTLTASPEDADAGTGATAVALTDAERGADLGVAEFEGLLEYDPGTVTVVVLPGVREGGSRAVAADRLVDLAAAHDLVGVAGTEALAAVRGVDLAPDIRFGTPQAVQEAAVRGLSVLLVVTARERSAHTDRLREHNVSYELVDVRQ, from the coding sequence ATGACCGACGGTGTGGACGAGCGTGACGTCGCCGTCCTGCGGAACAAGCGCGACGCCTCGCGGTACCAGATTCTCGTCGCCATCGCCGCGCGCCAGCCGGCGGTGAGCCAGCAGGAGATCGCCGACAGCGTCGGCGTCACCGCCCAGGCTGTCAGCGAGTACATCCGTGCGCTCGTCGACGCCGGCCACGTCGAGAAACACGGTCGCGGGCGCTACGAGGTGACGAAGGAGGGCGTCGACTGGCTCATCTCGCGCACCGAGGACCTCCGGGAGTACACCGAGTTCGTCAGCGAGGACGTCATCGGGCAGGTGGAGTCGGAGACGGCCATCGCGGCCGCGGCCGTGACCGCCGGCGACCGCGTCGCGCTGTCGATGCGCGACGGGACGCTCACCGCCTCGCCCGAGGACGCGGACGCGGGGACCGGTGCCACGGCCGTCGCCCTCACCGACGCCGAGCGGGGAGCGGACCTCGGCGTCGCCGAGTTCGAGGGACTGCTGGAGTACGACCCCGGGACGGTGACCGTCGTCGTCCTGCCCGGCGTACGCGAGGGGGGGAGTCGCGCCGTCGCGGCCGACCGTCTCGTCGACCTCGCGGCGGCCCACGACCTCGTCGGCGTCGCGGGGACGGAGGCGCTGGCGGCGGTCCGGGGCGTCGACCTCGCGCCCGACATCAGGTTCGGCACCCCCCAGGCCGTCCAGGAGGCCGCCGTCAGGGGGCTGTCGGTCCTGCTCGTCGTGACGGCCCGCGAGCGGTCGGCGCACACCGACCGCCTGCGCGAACACAACGTCAGCTACGAACTGGTCGACGTCCGGCAGTAG
- a CDS encoding alpha/beta hydrolase: MDPTAHTVEARDGLSLNCWEQSTADATEAVLFLHGSITCARALFAPPVPGDDSYSWLAATADAGRAAFALDVRGYGDSERPPELDEPPEANGPPVRTDLAANDVADAFAFVRESYDVVHLVGVSWGTNTCGRFVERNDPDVASLTQVAPVYDVPYDVEEGLAALGLDADFGAYHYQEYDTVKDRQGETGALFEAIWRTQVESNQGVDGERYLAQTGALADYDDCGRGNPPYDAAALDLPTLVVRGSEDVISVREDATTLYDELGTEEGEYLELAGGDHYLMHGARRAALYDAVAGFQDRA, from the coding sequence ATGGACCCGACCGCGCACACCGTCGAGGCCCGCGACGGCCTCTCGCTCAACTGCTGGGAGCAATCGACCGCCGACGCGACCGAGGCCGTCCTCTTCCTCCACGGGAGCATCACCTGCGCGCGAGCGCTGTTCGCCCCGCCGGTGCCCGGCGACGACTCCTACTCCTGGCTGGCGGCGACGGCCGACGCGGGCCGGGCCGCGTTCGCCCTCGACGTCCGCGGGTACGGCGACTCCGAACGACCGCCCGAACTGGACGAGCCACCCGAAGCGAACGGCCCACCGGTCCGCACCGACCTCGCGGCGAACGACGTCGCGGACGCCTTCGCGTTCGTCCGCGAGTCCTACGACGTCGTCCACCTCGTCGGCGTCTCGTGGGGGACCAACACCTGTGGGCGGTTCGTCGAGCGCAACGACCCCGACGTCGCCTCGCTCACGCAGGTCGCCCCGGTCTACGACGTCCCCTACGACGTGGAGGAGGGCCTCGCGGCGCTGGGTCTGGACGCCGACTTCGGCGCCTACCACTACCAGGAGTACGACACCGTGAAGGACCGACAGGGCGAGACGGGCGCGCTCTTCGAGGCCATCTGGCGGACGCAGGTCGAGTCGAACCAGGGCGTCGACGGGGAGCGCTACCTCGCCCAGACCGGCGCGCTCGCCGACTACGACGACTGCGGCCGGGGGAACCCGCCGTACGACGCCGCGGCCCTCGACCTCCCGACGCTCGTCGTCCGGGGGAGCGAGGACGTCATCTCCGTCCGGGAGGACGCGACGACGCTCTACGACGAATTAGGTACCGAGGAAGGGGAGTACCTCGAACTCGCGGGCGGCGACCACTACCTGATGCACGGCGCGCGCCGGGCGGCGCTCTACGACGCCGTGGCGGGGTTCCAGGACCGCGCCTAA
- a CDS encoding adenosylcobinamide amidohydrolase — MAYSTDLRAGVGRLRSDERARWLSSGWRGGFTETRAAYNVSVPDGWPEVDLDAYGAERRERAGFEDGPTLFTGVDARHARCARLGPVTCLATAGVSNPAALPVGEATPTDDADTAVDSVEGSSDSSREPPGTVNVLLGTTTALTDGALAGLLGVAVEAKTATLLATTGFPGTTTDAAVVGCRVRETPDPFAGSATEVGGAARACVREAVRASLDSRYSEDGWAVPGSVEAAKYGLSTTARADVFVP; from the coding sequence ATGGCGTACTCGACTGACCTGCGCGCGGGCGTCGGTCGCCTCCGGAGCGACGAGCGGGCGCGCTGGCTCTCCTCGGGGTGGCGCGGCGGGTTCACGGAGACCCGCGCGGCCTACAACGTGAGCGTCCCCGACGGGTGGCCGGAGGTGGACCTCGACGCGTACGGCGCCGAGCGGCGCGAGCGCGCCGGTTTCGAGGACGGTCCAACCCTGTTCACGGGCGTCGACGCCCGGCACGCCCGCTGTGCCCGCCTCGGGCCGGTCACCTGCCTCGCCACCGCCGGCGTCTCCAACCCGGCCGCCCTCCCGGTGGGTGAGGCGACGCCGACCGACGACGCCGACACCGCCGTCGACTCGGTCGAGGGGTCGAGCGACTCCTCCCGGGAACCGCCGGGGACGGTCAACGTCCTGCTCGGGACGACGACGGCGCTCACCGACGGGGCGCTGGCCGGCCTGCTGGGGGTCGCCGTCGAGGCGAAGACGGCGACGCTCCTGGCGACGACGGGCTTTCCGGGGACGACGACGGACGCCGCCGTCGTCGGCTGTCGGGTGCGTGAGACTCCGGACCCCTTCGCCGGGAGCGCCACCGAGGTCGGTGGCGCGGCGCGGGCGTGCGTCCGGGAGGCGGTCCGCGCCAGCCTCGACTCGCGGTATTCGGAGGACGGCTGGGCGGTTCCCGGGTCCGTCGAGGCGGCGAAGTACGGCCTCTCGACGACGGCGCGCGCGGACGTGTTCGTCCCCTGA